Proteins from a genomic interval of Pseudomonas silesiensis:
- a CDS encoding 4a-hydroxytetrahydrobiopterin dehydratase translates to MSTLNQAHCEACRADAPQVSDEELPVLIKQIPDWNIEVRDGVMQLEKIFLFKNFKHALAFTNAVGEISEAEGHHPGLLTEWGKVTVTWWSHSIKGLHRNDFIMAARTDEVAKDAEGRK, encoded by the coding sequence ATGTCCACATTGAACCAAGCCCACTGCGAAGCCTGCCGCGCCGATGCCCCACAAGTCAGCGACGAAGAACTGCCGGTACTGATCAAGCAGATCCCTGACTGGAACATCGAAGTTCGCGACGGCGTGATGCAGCTGGAAAAAATTTTCCTGTTCAAGAATTTCAAGCACGCCCTGGCGTTCACCAACGCCGTCGGTGAAATCTCCGAGGCCGAAGGTCACCACCCGGGCCTGCTGACCGAGTGGGGCAAAGTCACCGTGACCTGGTGGAGCCATTCCATCAAGGGCCTGCACCGCAACGACTTCATCATGGCCGCGCGCACCGACGAAGTGGCCAAGGACGCCGAGGGCCGCAAATAA
- a CDS encoding sigma-54-dependent transcriptional regulator has translation MRIKVHCQNRIGILRDILNLLVEYGINVARGEVGGEHGNAIYLHCPNLINIQFQALRPKFESIAGVFGVKRVGLMPSERRHMELNALLGALEFPVLSIDMGGSIVAANRAAAQLLGVRVDEVPGIPLSRYAEDFDLPELVRANKSRINGLRVKVKGDVFLADIAPLQSEHDDSEAMAGAVLTLHRADRVGERIYNVRKQELRGFDSIFQSSKVMAAVVREARRMAPLDAPLLIEGETGTGKELLARACHLASPRGQSPLMALNCAGLPESMAETELFGYGPGAFEGARAEGKLGLLELTAGGTLFLDGVGEMSPRLQVKLLRFLQDGCFRRVGSDEEVYLDVRVICATQVDLSELCARGEFRQDLYHRLNVLSLHIPPLRECLDGLTPLVEHFLDQASRQIGCPLPKLAPAAMERLSHYHWPGNVRQLENVLFQAVSLCEGGTVKAEHIRLPDYGVRQPLGDFSLEGGLDAIVGRFEKAVLERLYSEHPSSRQLGKRLGVSHTTIANKLREYEVGKTES, from the coding sequence ATGCGTATCAAAGTCCACTGCCAGAACCGCATCGGCATCCTGCGCGACATTCTCAATCTGCTGGTGGAGTACGGGATCAACGTCGCTCGCGGCGAGGTCGGCGGTGAGCATGGCAATGCCATCTACCTGCATTGCCCGAACCTGATCAACATCCAGTTCCAGGCGCTACGGCCGAAATTCGAATCGATTGCCGGGGTCTTCGGGGTCAAGCGTGTAGGGCTGATGCCCAGCGAGCGTCGGCACATGGAGCTCAATGCCTTGCTCGGCGCGCTGGAATTTCCGGTGCTGTCGATCGACATGGGCGGCTCGATCGTCGCGGCCAACCGCGCGGCGGCGCAGTTGCTCGGGGTGCGCGTCGATGAGGTGCCGGGGATCCCGTTGTCGCGCTACGCCGAGGATTTCGACTTGCCGGAACTGGTGCGCGCCAACAAGTCGCGAATCAATGGGCTGCGGGTCAAGGTCAAGGGCGACGTGTTTCTCGCCGACATTGCGCCGTTGCAATCGGAGCATGACGACAGCGAAGCCATGGCCGGCGCGGTACTGACTTTGCATCGCGCGGATCGGGTGGGTGAGCGCATTTATAACGTGCGCAAGCAGGAACTGCGCGGGTTCGACAGCATCTTCCAGAGCTCCAAAGTGATGGCGGCCGTGGTGCGCGAAGCCAGACGCATGGCGCCGCTGGATGCGCCGCTATTGATCGAAGGCGAAACCGGCACCGGCAAGGAGTTGTTGGCGCGCGCCTGCCACCTGGCGAGCCCCCGTGGCCAGTCACCGCTGATGGCGCTCAACTGCGCCGGTCTGCCGGAATCCATGGCCGAGACCGAATTGTTCGGCTACGGCCCCGGTGCCTTCGAAGGGGCGCGGGCCGAAGGCAAACTCGGGCTGCTGGAGCTGACGGCGGGCGGTACGCTGTTTCTCGATGGCGTCGGGGAAATGAGCCCGCGCCTGCAGGTGAAATTGCTGCGCTTCCTGCAGGACGGTTGCTTCCGTCGTGTCGGCAGCGATGAAGAGGTTTATCTGGACGTGCGGGTGATCTGCGCAACCCAGGTCGACCTGTCCGAACTGTGCGCTCGCGGGGAGTTTCGCCAGGATCTGTATCACCGCCTGAACGTGCTGTCGTTGCACATCCCGCCATTGCGCGAGTGTCTCGACGGGTTGACCCCGCTGGTGGAACACTTCCTCGATCAGGCCAGCCGGCAGATCGGTTGCCCGCTGCCGAAACTGGCGCCGGCGGCGATGGAGCGGCTCAGTCACTACCATTGGCCGGGCAATGTCCGGCAGCTGGAGAACGTGTTGTTCCAGGCGGTTTCGTTGTGCGAAGGCGGGACGGTCAAGGCCGAGCACATTCGACTGCCGGATTACGGGGTGCGTCAGCCCCTTGGCGATTTCTCGCTGGAGGGTGGGTTGGATGCGATTGTCGGGCGCTTCGAGAAGGCGGTGCTGGAGCGCTTGTATTCCGAGCATCCGAGCAGTCGGCAACTGGGCAAGCGGTTGGGGGTTTCGCATACCACCATTGCCAATAAGTTGCGCGAGTATGAGGTGGGCAAGACGGAGTCATAG
- a CDS encoding flagellar basal body rod protein FlgF: MDKYLYVAMTGASQNALAQKAHANNLANISTNGFQKDLEQARSMPVFGDGFPARAFALSERPATDFSPGALVETGRDLDVAVQGNGWIAVQNPDGGESYVRTGSLNVDALGVLRAGNGMPVLGNGGPIAVPPEQQIEVGEDGTISIRAMGEGPRVMAQVDRIKLVNPDFKNMTKGLDGSIHTKDGQPAQADANVKLVSGFLESSNVNAVEEMTSVLALAKQFELHVKMMNSAKEDDQAMARVLQI; the protein is encoded by the coding sequence GTGGACAAGTACCTTTATGTGGCAATGACCGGCGCCAGCCAGAATGCACTGGCGCAAAAGGCTCATGCGAACAACCTGGCGAACATCTCCACCAACGGCTTCCAGAAAGACCTGGAGCAGGCGCGTTCGATGCCGGTGTTCGGTGACGGCTTTCCGGCGCGTGCGTTTGCCCTGTCCGAGCGGCCGGCAACTGACTTTTCCCCTGGCGCGCTGGTAGAGACCGGCCGCGACCTCGATGTCGCGGTGCAAGGCAACGGCTGGATTGCGGTGCAGAACCCCGACGGCGGCGAAAGCTACGTGCGCACCGGCAGCCTGAACGTCGACGCCCTCGGCGTGCTGCGGGCCGGCAACGGCATGCCGGTGCTGGGCAATGGCGGGCCGATTGCCGTGCCACCCGAGCAGCAGATCGAAGTCGGCGAGGACGGCACCATCAGTATTCGCGCGATGGGTGAGGGCCCGCGGGTGATGGCGCAAGTCGACCGCATCAAACTGGTCAACCCGGACTTCAAGAACATGACCAAAGGCCTGGACGGTTCGATCCATACCAAGGACGGCCAGCCGGCGCAGGCCGATGCCAACGTAAAGCTGGTGTCGGGATTTCTCGAGTCGAGCAACGTCAATGCCGTGGAAGAAATGACCTCGGTGCTGGCCCTGGCCAAGCAGTTCGAACTGCACGTCAAGATGATGAACAGCGCCAAAGAAGACGACCAGGCCATGGCTCGGGTCTTGCAGATCTAA
- a CDS encoding amino acid aminotransferase, giving the protein MHFDAIGRVPGDPILGLMEAYALDPNPRKFDLGVGVYKDAQGLTSIPQAVKLAEAQLVDRQATKTYIGGHGDPAFGKVINELVLGADSALIAEQRAGVTQTPGGTGALRLSADFIAQCLPGRGVWLSSPTWPIHETIFAAAGVKVSHYPYVGSDNRLDVDAMLAALEAAPKGDVVLLHACCHNPTGFDLSHDDWRRLLKVVRSRDLLPLIDFAYQGFGDGLEQDAWSTRLFAAELPEVLITSSCSKNFGLYRDRTGALIVCAKTADKLVDIRSQLANIARNLWSTPPDHGAAVVATILGDPQLKSLWADEVETMRLRIAQLRSGLVEALEPHGLRERFAHIGVQRGMFSYTGLTPEQVKKLRDQHSVYMVGTGRANVAGIDASRLDLLAEAIADVCK; this is encoded by the coding sequence ATGCATTTCGACGCCATAGGTCGAGTACCCGGTGACCCGATCCTCGGCCTGATGGAGGCCTATGCGCTGGACCCGAACCCGCGCAAATTCGACCTCGGCGTGGGCGTCTATAAAGATGCCCAGGGCCTGACCTCGATCCCTCAGGCGGTGAAACTTGCCGAGGCGCAGCTGGTGGATCGCCAGGCCACCAAGACCTACATCGGCGGTCACGGCGACCCTGCGTTTGGCAAAGTCATCAATGAGCTGGTGCTGGGTGCCGACTCTGCGCTGATCGCCGAACAACGGGCCGGTGTGACGCAGACGCCGGGCGGCACCGGTGCGTTGCGCTTGAGCGCCGACTTCATTGCGCAGTGCCTGCCGGGCCGTGGCGTGTGGCTGAGCAGTCCGACCTGGCCGATCCACGAAACCATCTTCGCCGCGGCGGGCGTCAAGGTCAGTCACTACCCTTACGTGGGCAGCGACAACCGTCTCGACGTCGACGCCATGCTGGCGGCACTTGAAGCAGCGCCCAAGGGTGACGTCGTCCTCCTTCACGCCTGCTGCCACAACCCGACCGGTTTCGACCTGTCCCATGACGACTGGCGCCGGTTGTTGAAGGTGGTGCGCAGCCGTGACCTGTTGCCACTGATTGACTTTGCCTACCAGGGCTTCGGCGATGGCCTGGAACAGGATGCCTGGTCGACCCGGCTGTTCGCTGCAGAACTGCCGGAAGTGCTGATCACCAGTTCCTGCTCGAAGAACTTCGGCCTGTACCGCGACCGTACCGGCGCGTTGATTGTCTGCGCTAAAACCGCTGACAAGCTGGTGGATATCCGCAGCCAACTGGCCAACATCGCCCGCAACCTGTGGTCGACACCGCCGGATCACGGTGCCGCTGTCGTGGCGACCATCCTTGGCGATCCGCAGCTGAAAAGTCTCTGGGCTGATGAAGTGGAGACGATGCGCTTGCGTATCGCCCAGCTGCGCAGCGGCCTGGTGGAAGCGCTGGAGCCGCATGGATTGCGCGAGCGCTTTGCGCACATTGGCGTGCAGCGCGGGATGTTTTCCTACACCGGGCTGACGCCGGAGCAGGTTAAAAAACTGCGTGATCAGCACAGCGTGTACATGGTCGGTACTGGCCGGGCCAACGTGGCGGGGATCGATGCGTCGCGCCTGGATCTGCTGGCCGAGGCGATCGCTGACGTCTGCAAATAA
- the flgG gene encoding flagellar basal-body rod protein FlgG, which produces MLPALWVAKTGLSAQDTNLTTISNNLANVSTTGFKRDRAEFQDLLYQIKRQPGAQSTQDSELPSGLQLGTGVRIVGTQKNFTAGSLQTTEQPLDMAIDGRGFFQILQPDGTTSYTRDGTFHLDSNGQIVNASGFALEPAIVIPNDAQTFTVGRDGTVSITVAGNPAAQVIGNLQTADFINPAGLQAVGNNLFLETAASGAPQVGTPGLAGFGTTLQNTLETSNVSTVEEMVNMITTQRAYEMNSKVISTADQMLSFVTQNL; this is translated from the coding sequence ATGCTTCCGGCTCTATGGGTTGCCAAAACAGGTCTGTCCGCCCAGGACACCAACCTGACGACCATTTCCAACAACCTGGCCAACGTCTCGACCACGGGGTTCAAGCGTGACCGCGCCGAGTTCCAGGACTTGCTCTACCAGATCAAGCGCCAGCCAGGCGCCCAGTCGACCCAGGACAGCGAACTGCCGTCGGGTCTGCAACTGGGTACCGGTGTGCGTATCGTCGGCACCCAGAAAAACTTCACCGCCGGCAGCCTGCAGACCACCGAGCAACCGTTGGACATGGCCATCGACGGCCGCGGATTCTTCCAGATCCTGCAACCGGACGGCACCACGTCCTACACCCGTGACGGTACCTTCCACCTCGACTCCAACGGCCAGATCGTCAACGCCAGCGGCTTCGCCCTGGAACCGGCGATTGTCATCCCCAACGACGCCCAGACCTTCACGGTCGGTCGCGACGGCACCGTGTCCATCACCGTTGCCGGCAACCCGGCCGCCCAGGTGATCGGCAACCTGCAAACCGCCGACTTCATCAACCCGGCCGGCCTGCAGGCCGTGGGCAACAACCTGTTCCTGGAAACCGCCGCCAGCGGCGCGCCGCAAGTCGGCACCCCGGGCCTGGCCGGTTTCGGCACCACGCTGCAGAACACCCTGGAAACCTCCAACGTCAGCACCGTTGAAGAGATGGTCAACATGATCACCACTCAACGCGCCTACGAGATGAACTCCAAGGTGATTTCCACCGCCGACCAGATGCTCTCGTTCGTCACGCAGAATCTGTAA
- the phhA gene encoding phenylalanine 4-monooxygenase: MKQTHYVAREPDAQGFIDYPAEEHAVWNTLITRQLKVIEGRACQEYLDGIEKLGLPHDRIPQLGEINKVLGETTGWQVARVPALIPFQTFFELLASKQFPVATFIRTREELDYLQEPDIFHEIFGHCPLLTNPWFAEFTHTYGKLGLQATKEERVYLARLYWMTIEFGLVDTPQGMRIYGGGILSSPKETVYCLSDEPEHHTFDPLECMRTPYRIDILQPLYFVLPNLKRLFDVAHEDIMSMVKQGMQLGLHTPKFPPKAA; this comes from the coding sequence ATGAAGCAGACGCACTACGTGGCTCGCGAGCCCGATGCGCAAGGTTTTATCGACTACCCCGCCGAAGAACACGCGGTGTGGAACACGCTGATCACTCGCCAACTGAAAGTGATCGAAGGGCGTGCGTGCCAGGAATACCTGGACGGAATCGAAAAACTCGGTCTGCCCCACGACCGCATTCCGCAACTTGGCGAGATCAACAAGGTTCTCGGTGAAACCACCGGCTGGCAAGTCGCCCGGGTACCTGCACTGATTCCCTTCCAGACTTTTTTTGAATTGCTCGCCAGCAAGCAGTTTCCGGTGGCGACCTTTATTCGTACCCGCGAAGAGCTGGATTACCTGCAAGAGCCGGACATTTTCCACGAGATTTTCGGTCACTGCCCGCTGCTGACCAACCCCTGGTTTGCCGAATTCACCCACACCTACGGCAAACTCGGCCTGCAGGCGACCAAGGAAGAGCGCGTGTACCTGGCGCGTCTATACTGGATGACCATCGAGTTTGGCCTGGTCGATACGCCGCAAGGTATGCGCATCTACGGCGGCGGCATCCTCTCCTCGCCTAAAGAAACGGTGTACTGCCTGTCGGACGAACCTGAGCATCACACGTTCGATCCGCTGGAATGCATGCGCACGCCGTATCGCATCGACATTCTGCAGCCGCTGTACTTTGTCCTGCCGAACCTCAAGCGCCTGTTCGATGTGGCTCATGAAGACATCATGAGCATGGTCAAGCAAGGCATGCAGCTGGGCTTGCACACCCCGAAGTTTCCGCCGAAAGCCGCGTGA